Proteins encoded in a region of the Triticum dicoccoides isolate Atlit2015 ecotype Zavitan chromosome 3A, WEW_v2.0, whole genome shotgun sequence genome:
- the LOC119272108 gene encoding serine/threonine-protein phosphatase 7 long form homolog: MYHQQFEILDEAEVTWNPWTQDQLKMVFDARHFTPGMLTDSAFWLTRCNLLFLWCVEPYNPERVMRQFSLYQEIPPPFPRRIDEETHKLTNMGRGWSLYDWREENSEWVHKWTNEALADIVRQLRPYDGSTDQAYKQWYCMNTRASLASQPATIPTHLTQEEQARRHVELHAAYYRDHLDTPDVNWGDENTQRGVNTGLRGASHDHGVNTGLRGASHDLGDTVTSLVTEFFGGDVIGPSFIPPESQPYAYNYASGSQQGFATPPPTQDSQTHETEVEYGRGLRVTQPPNRLSPSGRKERPGGRR; this comes from the exons ATGTACCACCAGCAGTTTGAGATACTTGATGAGGCAGAAGTCACATGGAACCCGTGGACTCAGGACCAGCTAAAAATGGTCTTTGATGCTCGACACTTCACACCAGGCATGTTGACCGATAGTGCATTCTGGCTGACTCGCTGCAACTTATTGTTCCTGTGGTGTGTTGAACCTTACAACCCAGAGCGTGTAATGAGACAGTTCAGTCTCTATCAAGAAATTCCACCACCTTTTCCCAGACGTATCGATGAGGAAACACATAA GCTAACCAATATGGGCAGGGGTTGGAGTTTATACGATTGGAGGGAAGAGAACAGTGAATGGGTACACAAGTGGACAAATGAAGCGCTAGCAGATATAGTGCGTCAACTTAG GCCGTACGATGGAAGTACAGATCAAGCGTACAAGCAGTGGTACTGCATGAACACACGTGCTAGCCTGGCCAGTCAGCCAGCTACTATACCAACACATCTCACACAAGAGGAGCAGGCGCGGAGACATGTTGAGCTGCATGCAGCTTACTATCGTGACCACCTG GACACACCTGATGTTAATTGGGGCGATGAGAACACCCAACGCGGCGTCAACACAGGCCTCCGGGGAGCATCACATGATCATGGCGTCAACACAGGCCTCCGgggagcatcacatgatcttggCGACACAGTTACATCATTAGTTACAGAGTTCTTCGGAGGGgatgttattggcccatcttttATCCCCCCGGAGTCACAACCATACGCCTACAATTACGCTTCAGGTTCGCAACAAGGATTCGCGACTCCACCACCTACGCAGGACTCGCAGACACATGAAACCGAAGTGGAGTACGGCCGCGGTCTTCGTGTGACCCAGCCACCTAATCGCTTGTCGCCTTCCGGTCGTAAGGAAAGGCCAGGTGGTCGTCGTTAA